The sequence AGGGGTAGGCAATGCAGGTTGCGAATGGGGCGGATACAAAATCATGTCAGTCTCGTCGCATCATTGTAGAAATCCCGCAAAAATCCAATCCTGGAACACGCGGAAGTTGGCTTTTGCGCAAATTTCATCATTTCTTTGGATCTTTTCAATTCGCACAATATATATTATGTCTAATTCTAGGAATTTTCACATCCTTTCAGGTTTTCCCATTTGCGATTTGATTGCACACTGCCTCCGTGAAATCATATGCATTGAAACACATTCCTTCTTCCGAAAATCAATTTTATGAACGATGCTCTTTTTCACTGGCTGGATTCCCGCTCATCCGGCGTCCTGCTTCATCCAACTTCTCTCCCAAACTCATGGGCTGTTGGGAATTTTGGTGCATCTGCCCGCGCCTTTGTCGATTTGGCGAGATCCTGTGGGTTTCGCTACTGGCAGATGTTGCCTCTAGGGCCGACCGGTTTTGGAAACTCCCCTTATCAGGCGTTTTCCAGCCACGCCATCAATCCCTTGTTGCTGGATTGGGAACCGTTGCTTGAACGGGGTTGGATTCACCCGAATTCCCTGGTGGATCTCAAAAACGCTGAACCGGGTTCTGCCATCGATTTTGTCCACATCCAGCCACTGCATGAGTCTGCACGGCGCATGGCCGTCGAAAATGGACTTAAGGATCCTTCCGTTACCGACGCATACCAACAGTTTCTCAAGAATCAGAAGTCCTGGATTTCGGACTACGCCGTGTTCATGACACTGCACAAGGTGAATCAAGGAAAGCCCTGGCAGAAATGGAAACCCGCAACCAGGGACTACTCAGCCCTGATGGCGAATCCCCTGCCCCGTGAACTCGATAAAGAGATTGAACTCATTCAATTTGAGCAGTTCCTACTTTTTACGCAGTGGATGGACTTGAAACAGTATGCCAATGAACGGGACCTGTCGATCATTGGAGATATTCCCATATATGTTTCTCCCGACAGTGTCGATGTGTGGGCAAACCGGGATGTTTTTCAGGTTACCAAATCTGGCAAATTCACAAAACTGGCGGGCGTTCCACCTGACTATTTTAATGAAAATGGGCAGTTCTGGGGAAATCCACTTTACAACTGGAAACAGCTAAAGGACGACGCTTACCGCTGGTGGATTGAACGATTGAAGCACACGCTTTCGCTTTTTGACGTGGTTCGCTTTGATCACTTCCGCGCGCTTGCGGGTTACTGGTCGATTCCGGCCGGGGCCTCCAGTGCCAAAGAAGGCAAATGGGTAAAGGGACCAGGTATTGACTTTTTCAGAGCTATCCATCGCAAGCTGCCTTCCGCGCGGCTGATTCTGGAAGACCTTGGAGAAATCACACCAGACGTGATTGAACTGCGGGATGCAACTGGCTGTCCGGGACTGGCCGTATTGCAGTTTGCGTTTGGTGGAGGAAACGATAATTTTTATTTACCGCACAACCTGAGCCGAAACTCGGTGGTTTATACCGGAACCCATGACAATGACACCTCATTGGGCTGGTATGAACACGAGCAGGCCAAGACTCAGGATCATTTTCGAAGATACCTGCGTGTCTCAGGTTCTGATGCCGGATGGGACCTGATTCGAGCGGCCTATGCGTCTGTCGCAGACCTTTGCATCGTTCCCGTTCAGGATCTGTTGAGTCTCGGGTCGGACTCCCGGATGAACACTCCGGGAGAGGCTCTGGGGAACTGGTCCTGGCGAATGAGTGATTCCCAAATGTTTGATATCGGTTCGGTTCATTCAGAATACCTGCGGGAAATCGCCGAGCTATACCGTCGGAATCCTTGATTTTCTGAACGAGCCTTTTCGACAAAAACTCTGGACTCCTGGAAAAAAAGGTCGTATTGCGGGGGAATCGAATTCATCCTGACTAGCGAATCCGAACCTGATCATGAGCATCCTAGACAAGGAAACCCTCGAACGCTTCTATGATGAAGTGTGTGACAAGGAAATCGACATCCTCGTGGATATCGCCGGTGACTGCATCAATGAGACGCAATCCCTTGCGAAGCAGATTCAGACTTCGTTTACCGTGAAGGATTGGGAACTGTTCAATCGTTCTGCTCATTCGATGAAATCGACATCGCGTGCACTGGGAGGCATTGAAGTATCCAAGCATGCGGAGCGCATGGAACACGATTCCGCGAATTTTCGCACGGCAGATTTCAATGCAAACTTGCTCACAGAACCGGTGTCAGAACTGAATCGTCATGTGAATGCTTTTGTGCAGGAACTGCGCAATGAAGTTGCCAAATATGGCGGCAAGCTTTAGATGCATTTCTATCACGAAGAACGATAATGACAGTCTGAAGCATTTTCCCAAGGGTGCCTTTTTTGCATTCTCGGGTGTGTTTTTTGTGCTTACGCTGTTGGTCCTCTTTCAGAGTCCTGAACCCTTCGGATTGGCTGCGATTGTGGCATATATCGCATGTCTCTCACTTACCATTTTGCTTTTTTCCGCACCTTATTTTGCCGCATATTTCATCAATTACTACCGAAAACTGCATCAAATTGAGGAAGCGATTTTGTTATTGTCTGAACATCAAAAGGTTGCCTCTTCAGACGATCCACCCCTCCCACCCTATTCGGCGGTTTCTTTGCTCGAGGCGGACGATGATGTGGAGTCCGCGGAAGAGCCAGTCGATTCGCACTGGCAATCCGATGCTGCCGATGAATCTTCTGGCGATGGAGATCACACTCCAGTAAGCCGTGGTGTTCAGAATGCGAGCGAATCGGAATCGTCCGAAATGATTCAACCCTCAGAACCTCCCATCGAACGCCGTCGCAAGGCTCGCAAAGACGCCATGCTCGAGTCCCAGGATGAATTTCAACTCTCTCTGTTCTTCCCGAATGCATCACATGAGAAGCAAGCGGACTCTCTAGATGCTGAGGGAAAAGCTGATCCTGAAACGGAAGAACCACTGACTGAAATTCTCACCTATTGCCTGCTGGACGATGGCAGTGAGATTTTTCTGCGCGGAGATCCTCCATTTTCCTGGAAAGAAGGCGTAAAAATGATTTCAAACGAGGTCGGGAAATACCACGTTGACCCGCTGGATTTGCAGGATCCCATTCAGGTCTGTTTTCTCCTGAACGATGATGAAAAGCGGATGAGCCGAAAATGGGAAGTAAAACCCATGATGCTCAATGAGTGTTATCCGGAATTCTGATGTTAGTCTGAGCAGCATGGGATTGTTGGAGCTTCCCTGGAGCTGTGCTGCCCCCTGCCCCATAACTGATTCACCATGTCAGATCGCTTGCAATTTGAATCCAGACTGATTCAGCCCGGATCTGAAATTTCGATTCGGGCGACCGTCGTTGCAGATGCTGCAACGAGGGTCCTCGAGGTGCATACTGTTGAAGGGAATTACAGTTATCCACTCGATTCCGTCGCATGCATTGAACCGATCTCCCGGAAAACCGGCAGCCTTTTGCTGGATCAGGGACGCGAGATTCCAATTCCCGACCGCAATGCCCAACGCGTGTTCAAAAACATGCGATATGGTACGTCGATCTGGAGGCACATCGATGACATCCGGGATGCATGGCCTTGGCTTATCGTTGCTTCGATTTTACTCACCGCCGGGATCATTTCCATCTTGGTATGGGGAATTCCCTCACTCTCGAGAATCACCGCAGATCGCATACCGCCGGTATTTTCTGACTATCTTGGAAAACAGGCACTTGATCAAATGCGCTCGTCCCATTTGGCAGATTCAGAGATTGATCCGTTCGTTCGAATCAAAATCGATCAGGCCTTTGAATCGATGTTGAGGGCAAATCAACTCGATCCTTTGGACTTCAGCTTGCATTTCCATGCATCGGACTCGATGGGAGCCAACGCGTTTGCCCTGCCAAGCGGCGATTTGGTTCTGCTGGATGGGCTTTGGGATATCGGGATGTTGGAACCTGAGATCCTTGGCATACTTGCACACGAAGTCGCACATGTGCAACACAGGCACGGACTACAGATGCTGCTGAGATATGCGGGAGTAACGACCCTGATTGCGATCACCCTGGGCGATCTCCAATCGGCTTCTCTCTTGAGAGCGGTTCCAACGCTGTTACTGGAAAAGGGATACTCTCGTTCATTTGAACGCGAAGCAGACATCACGGCCGTAGCAATACTGGAGCGTGCGGGCTATCCTGCGCACGTCTTGGCCGATGCCCTGCAACGCCTTGGGGAATTGCCGGAATCCGCAGCAGTGCCGATTCTTCTTTCCAGTCATCCGAATATTGAGGAGCGAATCACTCTCATCCGGGAGACCGCACAGCGTCTGGATTTACCCTGATTGTGCAGTTCGTTGAATGCGTATCCGTGAAGCACTTCTATGGTATGCACGCAATTTTCCGAAACCCGGTCATCAGGGTCGCACTCCACTCAGATTGCCGTTGACATGGGTCGCGATCAATTCGGCACAAGCTTCCGCCTTCTCTTCAAAAAGAAAGTGGTCGGCATCCTCAAATTCGACCGCCTTCGAACTCGGGAATCGCTGCCTCCATTGCTGCAAAAAGCATGGTGCAAAACAGAAATCACGCATGCCCCATAGCAGCAAAATTTGGGAATCCCGAAATTTTGAGAGTTCATCCCCGGTTCGCTTGAGTTCGGAATAGGACGGATGCGTATCACGCATCGGAATGTCTTTTACGAATTGGTCAATCGACTCCCGGTCTGCTTTTCGTCGATAGGGTAGCAGGTATGCTTTTCGGACCTGGGCATCGAGTGGTTGCATGGTGGTCATGTGCATGGCTGCGCGCAAAAATCCGTTGAAGTGATAATTGATCCATCGACCGATCAATGGTAAGCGGCACAGCTGAATTCGCCAGGAAATCCAGTCACTTGGAAAGGCAGCCGTGTTGGTAACCGTAACGGATCGAACGCGAGCCGCATTGCGAGTGGCAAAGGCCATGCCGATCGCACCTCCCCAATCGTGAACAACGAGGTGGCACTGCTTGACTTCAAGGGCATCCAAAAACTGCTCAAGGAACAGGGATCTGTCCTTCAGTGAGTATCGATGGTCCATCCCTTTTTCCGAAAGTCCACAGCCAATATGGTCCAGGGCGATGCAGCGGTATCGATCTTTGAGTTGCAGGATGACCTTGCGAAAGTAAAACGACCAGGTTGGATTTCCATGCACGAATACAAGCACCTCCCCTTCCCCCTCGTCCACATAGTGAGCCGTGACGGGAATCTCTCGATCTGCCATGCGGTGAGGTAATTTTACAAACTTGCTGCGAAACGGAAAAAGTTCCTGGATTTCCGCAAATTCCTTCAAGGTTTCGGCTCGGAGATGCTGGGTCATGACTGCCACTCCAATCCCATCATGATCGAGGAAATTCCACTGCCGATTCCGAGAAGGGCCACTTTGTCTCCTGCTGCAAAACGTCCGGACTTCCATGCGTTGGCAAGCGTTCCCGGCAGCGCGGCCGACCCCATGTTTCCCAAGGTTGCATAGCTTGAGTAGTCCTTGTTCTTGTCGATCTGCAATGCTTCGTAGAGCGCGCTCTGATGCATCTTTCCCACTTGATGGCAGACGTAGTGATTCACATCGCTATCGCTCCACCCCAGCATTGACTGAAATTGATTCCAATTCTTTTGGGCGAGTGCGATCCCTGCGTGCAACAATGCTTCTGAATCCGTCAACATCTCATGCGCTCCCTGTTTGCTTCCGCCTTCACAGAGTGTGTTGTGACTCGAGTCGGCACCCGTCACTGCACCCACGAGTCGTGGTGATTTCGGTGCGTGACGGCGATGCGTCAGGATGGCAGCGACAGCACCAGAACCGATGGTGAGGTTGGCAAAATATTGCTTCATGCGCTGTCGCGACATCCCGGGTTCCTGAATCGCGCGAAGGGTGTTTTCGATCAGCTCCCGACTGGTCTCTGCAGTCACCAGCAATGCATGTTCAATCTGCCCGGATTCGATCATGCATGCTGCAACGTTCATGG comes from Puniceicoccaceae bacterium and encodes:
- the malQ gene encoding 4-alpha-glucanotransferase; the protein is MNDALFHWLDSRSSGVLLHPTSLPNSWAVGNFGASARAFVDLARSCGFRYWQMLPLGPTGFGNSPYQAFSSHAINPLLLDWEPLLERGWIHPNSLVDLKNAEPGSAIDFVHIQPLHESARRMAVENGLKDPSVTDAYQQFLKNQKSWISDYAVFMTLHKVNQGKPWQKWKPATRDYSALMANPLPRELDKEIELIQFEQFLLFTQWMDLKQYANERDLSIIGDIPIYVSPDSVDVWANRDVFQVTKSGKFTKLAGVPPDYFNENGQFWGNPLYNWKQLKDDAYRWWIERLKHTLSLFDVVRFDHFRALAGYWSIPAGASSAKEGKWVKGPGIDFFRAIHRKLPSARLILEDLGEITPDVIELRDATGCPGLAVLQFAFGGGNDNFYLPHNLSRNSVVYTGTHDNDTSLGWYEHEQAKTQDHFRRYLRVSGSDAGWDLIRAAYASVADLCIVPVQDLLSLGSDSRMNTPGEALGNWSWRMSDSQMFDIGSVHSEYLREIAELYRRNP
- a CDS encoding Hpt domain-containing protein, translating into MSILDKETLERFYDEVCDKEIDILVDIAGDCINETQSLAKQIQTSFTVKDWELFNRSAHSMKSTSRALGGIEVSKHAERMEHDSANFRTADFNANLLTEPVSELNRHVNAFVQELRNEVAKYGGKL
- a CDS encoding M48 family metallopeptidase — protein: MSDRLQFESRLIQPGSEISIRATVVADAATRVLEVHTVEGNYSYPLDSVACIEPISRKTGSLLLDQGREIPIPDRNAQRVFKNMRYGTSIWRHIDDIRDAWPWLIVASILLTAGIISILVWGIPSLSRITADRIPPVFSDYLGKQALDQMRSSHLADSEIDPFVRIKIDQAFESMLRANQLDPLDFSLHFHASDSMGANAFALPSGDLVLLDGLWDIGMLEPEILGILAHEVAHVQHRHGLQMLLRYAGVTTLIAITLGDLQSASLLRAVPTLLLEKGYSRSFEREADITAVAILERAGYPAHVLADALQRLGELPESAAVPILLSSHPNIEERITLIRETAQRLDLP
- a CDS encoding alpha/beta fold hydrolase, whose amino-acid sequence is MTQHLRAETLKEFAEIQELFPFRSKFVKLPHRMADREIPVTAHYVDEGEGEVLVFVHGNPTWSFYFRKVILQLKDRYRCIALDHIGCGLSEKGMDHRYSLKDRSLFLEQFLDALEVKQCHLVVHDWGGAIGMAFATRNAARVRSVTVTNTAAFPSDWISWRIQLCRLPLIGRWINYHFNGFLRAAMHMTTMQPLDAQVRKAYLLPYRRKADRESIDQFVKDIPMRDTHPSYSELKRTGDELSKFRDSQILLLWGMRDFCFAPCFLQQWRQRFPSSKAVEFEDADHFLFEEKAEACAELIATHVNGNLSGVRP
- a CDS encoding 3-oxoacyl-ACP synthase III, encoding MKFKNVALESIHLHLPDEIWTSEAIERRIESVYQKFRVSVGRLELMTGIRERRVWGADFIPSAEAANAARQVLDGSRISKQQIQLLIHCGVCRDKLEPATAAYVHGMLELDSGVQFMDLSNACLGFLNAMNVAACMIESGQIEHALLVTAETSRELIENTLRAIQEPGMSRQRMKQYFANLTIGSGAVAAILTHRRHAPKSPRLVGAVTGADSSHNTLCEGGSKQGAHEMLTDSEALLHAGIALAQKNWNQFQSMLGWSDSDVNHYVCHQVGKMHQSALYEALQIDKNKDYSSYATLGNMGSAALPGTLANAWKSGRFAAGDKVALLGIGSGISSIMMGLEWQS